A single window of Prionailurus viverrinus isolate Anna chromosome F1, UM_Priviv_1.0, whole genome shotgun sequence DNA harbors:
- the LOC125154950 gene encoding olfactory receptor 10Z1, with protein sequence MRVPPRMGQTNASAWRGFVFLGFSGFGELQLLLFALFFSLYLVTLTSNVFIIVVIRLDSHLHTPMYLLLSFLSFSETCYTLGIIPKMLSSLVMGGQAISYEGCAAQMFFSASWACTNCFLLAVMGFDRYVAICAPLHYASRMDPPFCTRLVGTSFLSGYLFGLGMTLVIFHLPFCGSHEIQHFFCDTPPVLSLACGDTGPSELGILILSLLVLLVSFSFITISYAYILAAILRIPSTEGRKKAFSTCASHLTVVVIHYGCASFMYLRPKASYSLERDQLIAVTYTVVTPLLNPIVYSLRNRAVQTALRSAFRGRLLGAG encoded by the coding sequence ATGAGGGTACCACCGAGGATGGGGCAGACCAATGCAAGCGCCTGGAGGGGCTTTGTCTTCCTGGGCTTCTCCGGCTTCGGGGAGCTTCAGCTCCTGCTCTTTGCACTCTTCTTCTCTCTGTATCTGGTCACCCTGACCAGCAATGTCTTCATTATTGTGGTCATCAGGCTGGACAGCCATCTGCACACCCCCATGtacctcctcctttccttcctgtctttctctgagaCCTGCTACACCTTGGGCATCATCCCTAAGATGCTCTCCAGCCTGGTCATGGGGGGCCAGGCCATCTCCTATGAGGGCTGTGCTGCCCAGATGTTCTTCTCTGCCTCGTGGGCCTGTACCAACTGCTTCCTCCTGGCCGTCATGGGCTTTGACAGGTATGTGGCCATCTGTGCCCCGTTGCACTATGCCAGCCGCATGGATCCTCCTTTCTGCACCCGGCTGGTTGGCACCTCCTTCCTGAGTGGGTACCTCTTTGGGCTGGGAATGACACTGGTCATTTTCCACCTCCCATTCTGCGGCTCCCACGAGATCCAGCACTTTTTCTGTGACACGCCGCCCGTGCTGAGCCTGGCCTGTGGGGACACAGGCCCGAGTGAGCTGGGCATCCTCATCCTTAGCCTGCTGGTCCTCCtggtctctttctccttcatcaCCATCTCCTACGCCTACATTCTGGCAGCTATCCTGAGGATCCCCTCCACTGAGGGGCGGAAGaaggccttctccacctgtgccTCACATCTCACAGTGGTCGTCATCCACTATGGCTGTGCCTCCTTCATGTACTTGAGGCCCAAAGCCAGTTACTCTCTTGAGCGGGATCAGCTCATTGCAGTCACCTATACTGTGGTGACCCCTCTCCTCAACCCTATTGTTTATAGTTTAAGGAATCGGGCTGTGCAAACAGCCCTGAGAAGTGCCTTCCGAGGGAGGTTGTTGGGTGCAGGATGA
- the LOC125155085 gene encoding olfactory receptor 10X1-like, with the protein MKANQTVLKEFILVGFSSYPHVRTFLFVLFFGLYLLTLTGNLAILGLTWADRSLHTPMYLFLRALSFSETCYTLTIIPKMLADLLTEKRSISVPGCGLQMCFFLGLGGTNCIILTLMGYDRFLAICHPLRYPLLMTNVVCGQLVVSAWAGGFLISVTETALIFGGSFCTPNLIHHFFCHMRAVVRLSCLDSDLTELIVTMVSVSGLMGTFLLIVTTYVFILSTVFRIPSAEGKQKAFSTCASHLTVVIVHFGFAAIVYLKPEGSGGDDTLIAVPYTVITPFLSPLIFSLRNRDMKNAFRNLLAKRSFWNM; encoded by the coding sequence ATGAAGGCCAACCAGACAGTCCTGAAAGAATTCATTCTTGTGGGCTTCTCCTCGTACCCACACGTGCGGACATTCCTCTTCGTGCTCTTTTTTGGCCTCTACCTTCTCACCCTCACAGGTAACCTGGCCATCCTGGGTCTGACTTGGGCGGACAGATCTCTCCACACCCCTATGTACCTCTTCCTCCGTGCCCTCTCTTTCTCCGAGACCTGCTACACGCTGACCATCATCCCCAAGATGCTGGCAGACCTGCTCACTGAGAAGAGAAGCATTTCAGTCCCGGGGTGTGGCTTGCAGATGTGTTTCTTCCTGGGACTTGGTGGCACTAACTGCATCATCCTCACACTGATGGGATATGATCGCTTTCTGGCCATCTGCCACCCTCTCCGATACCCACTGCTGATGACCAATGTGGTGTGTGGGCAGCTGGTGGTCTCTGCTTGGGCCGGAGGCTTCCTTATCTCTGTGACAGAGACTGCACTGATATTCGGGGGCTCCTTCTGCACCCCCAACCTCATCCACCATTTCTTCTGCCACATGCGGGCCGTGGTGAGGCTGTCCTGTCTAGACAGCGACCTCACCGAACTCATTGTAACAATGGTCTCAGTGTCAGGTTTGATGGGTACCTTCTTGCTCATCGTCACCACTTACGTTTTCATTCTGTCCACTGTCTTCAGGATCCCTTCAGCCGAGGGCAAGCAGAAGGCCTTTTCTACCTGCGCCTCTCATCTCACTGTGGTCATCGTCCACTTTGGCTTCGCGGCTATTGTCTATCTGAAGCCAGAAGGCTCGGGAGGAGATGACACACTCATCGCTGTCCCTTACACCGTCATCACCCCTTTCCTCAGCCCCCTCATTTTCAGCCTCAGGAATAGAGACATGAAGAATGCGTTCAGAAACCTGCTGGCAAAGAGGAGTTTCTGGAATATGTAA
- the LOC125155833 gene encoding olfactory receptor 10X1-like, which produces MKANQTVLKEFILVGFSSYPHVWTFLFVLFFGLYLLTLTGNLAILGLTWADRSLHTPMYLFLRALSFSETCYTLTIIPKMLADLLTEKRSISVPGCGLQMCFFLGLGGTNCIILTLMGYDRFLAICHPLRYPLLMTNVVCGHLVVSAWAGGFLISVTETALIFGGSFCNPNLIHHFFCHMRAVVRLSCLDSDLTELVVTMISVSALTGTFLFIVITYVFILSTVFRIPSAEGKQKAFSTCASHLTVVIVHFGFAAIVYLKPEDSGGDDTLIAVPYTVITPFLSPLIFSLRNRDMKNAFRKLLAKRSF; this is translated from the coding sequence ATGAAGGCCAACCAGACAGTCCTGAAAGAATTCATTCTTGTGGGCTTCTCCTCGTACCCACACGTGTGGACATTCCTCTTCGTGCTCTTTTTTGGCCTCTACCTTCTCACCCTCACAGGTAACCTGGCCATCCTGGGTCTGACTTGGGCGGACAGATCTCTCCACACCCCTATGTACCTCTTCCTCCGTGCCCTCTCTTTCTCCGAGACCTGCTACACGCTGACCATCATCCCCAAGATGCTGGCAGACCTGCTCACTGAGAAGAGAAGCATTTCAGTCCCGGGGTGTGGCTTGCAGATGTGTTTCTTCCTGGGACTTGGTGGCACTAACTGCATCATCCTCACGCTGATGGGATACGATCGCTTTCTGGCCATCTGCCACCCTCTCCGATACCCACTGCTGATGACTAATGTGGTGTGTGGGCACCTGGTGGTCTCTGCTTGGGCCGGAGGCTTCCTTATCTCTGTGACAGAGACTGCACTGATATTCGGGGGCTCCTTCTGCAACCCCAACCTCATCCACCATTTCTTCTGCCACATGCGGGCCGTGGTGAGGCTGTCCTGTCTAGACAGTGACCTCACTGAACTCGTTGTAACAATGATCTCGGTGTCAGCCTTGACGGGTACCTTCCTGTTTATCGTCATTACTTACGTTTTCATTCTGTCCACTGTCTTCAGGATCCCTTCAGCCGAGGGCAAGCAGAAGGCCTTTTCTACCTGCGCCTCTCATCTCACTGTGGTCATCGTCCACTTTGGCTTCGCGGCTATTGTCTATCTGAAGCCAGAAGACTCGGGAGGAGATGACACACTCATCGCTGTCCCTTACACCGTCATCACCCCTTTCCTCAGCCCCCTCATTTTCAGCCTCAGGAATAGAGACATGAAGAATGCATTCAGAAAGCTGCTGGCAAAGAGGAGTTTCTGA